ttaagcagcaATTAACTGGAAATGCATTATCTTTATTAATTCTTTGAACTTTAACTTAAATTTCTGAATgtctttgaaatattatttatattaatagcaCTATTTAATATCTAGATAACAGCTTCATTATCCTAATGTACCATATTCTGAAGACATGTGAagctaatagaaataaaatgacaatttctCTGACCTAGAATATTTGTATGAGACCCTTTACTACTTTTGTGACCTAGAATATTCATATGAGACCCTGGGAGCTATGTCAACAGCAATGGCATAAATGCTCACGTATGTAAAAGTTGACCTcatttataaatttcaaaaaagaaatactcaagTCCCCAGACTTCAGCTCAGGCAACTTTTTACAGGTACACCTACAAGGTCAGAGGGTGAAAGACATGCCTACTACCCAGTCAAGACATAGGCAGATACAATGGCCTCTGCAGCAAAGACTGTGGCCAGTCAATTTGTGGTTGCTTCAAGCTAAACATGCCCACATACTGAGTTGTACTAAAAGCTATGTATGAGAAATTAAATGACAAAAGGAGTGCTTAAAACCTGAggtcattgattttattttttatttgtttattcattcattcatttagtaaagTTAAAGCTACGATATTGAATATATGAGAGAAAGATTACAAACAATTCCTTGGAAACAATGCCCCTAATAAAGTCACAAAACTAAATCCCAATCCCAGAGCCTAAATTGCTTTCTCCTCTAACAATAATAGAGTAGTAATACCCATTTGTATTATAAATTGAAGAGCTAAGTTAGATGGCCTAGAGCTGATCTATTCTTAATTCGTCCAGCAAGTTACAATTTTCCTTTCACTCTCCTCTTCTCCCTAAGATAGTGTAGGAAGAGCACTGGATTGGAAATCAGATGACCTGGTTTCATCTCTACCTTTAAGCAGCTGGGGACacctttggcaagttacttaatctcttttaTTCTCAGCTTCTTcaaaggcaaaagagaaatattaacaCATATCAAGCTAAAGTAGATTATGTTAAAAAAGTGTATACAACATTATTATACCTATAACTTATTCATTTCATCCAGAATAAAACCACTTAGACTTCTAAAACACAATTGAAAACTAAGAAGAATagtttagaaagagaaagagagagagagagagagagagagagagagagagagagagagaaaggagtcaTTGACAGCTCTCTCCTAGCACTCTGTACAAACCTCCATTACAGCATTCGGTTATTTTTATGAATGTATGTTACCTATTAGACTCAGCTTCCTGAAAGCAGGGTCCTTGAAATATAAACTTTGTTTCCCAGTTTTCAGCACATCTTTGACACCGAGGCACATTTTAGGTAATAAAAAGCATAACCACAGAAATTAAAGCATTCATTCTTATTTACTAAAGATCCAGAGGTGGTCATTGAAGTGTTTCCTTCTTAGTTTTGTGGTTGTGAACTGTGACTTATTTGAAGACTACCTTTCAAGGCACACTgcaatctctttattttaaaaatatctatgttCTGGCACAGCCCCTTTTTTTCCGCTCCAGGACAGAAGCTAATCTAGTGAAAGACTGTGttccttgaatttcttttcttcctattcaGTGCCTTTACCATTTCTTCCTAATGTACAAGTTATTTTCTACCAATTGTCTTCTTCcctttcagaagaaaacaaattgtttagTGGAAGATAAGGAAGCTCCAGGAACAAAATTAGCATTGCTATCAGACTAATAAAACGTAGCAATTATTTAGAATGGTAGATTCCTTGAGGGGAAGTGTCATAGAATAATCAAAATAACCCTAagataggggagggagagcctaGCTTTGTTCAAACTCTGCATCAACTTACTGTGTTATCTTAGACAGATACCTTAATCTCTCCAAGTCATCGTGCAGTAACGTAAGTGGTGAGGATGATATAATTTCTGAGCTTCCTTTCATATTGGATATTTAGAGTTAAAGGTATACTTTGTGTCCCCATAAAACAGAATTGTCAATGCATTGAGAATAGTTTCAGTCAAGGCCAAGAAAATTGGCCATGTATTATGGTCAAACATAGATCTGCATGATCTTGAAATAAACAGATGTGAAAAAAGGGCTAGTGAGTCTTGATTTTCTGTAACTGTGATCCCAATAGTATGGTGGACAGTTGAGCAGCCCTACTGAGGCCTTTGCACCTTGGTTAAGGAAAACTGAACTGGTTGAAGCTTCCAAAATGACGGAGTCTGCCAACCACATGCTTCAGTGGTTATTAAAATCAGAATCATGTGCCATTTCTGTTGTCACATTAGCATCACATAGAATGGCCACTAACGTTGTTTttctatgcaaatgaaaacaagaatGCTGCCATCTagtaaacagaaatttatatCACTAGACACTGTGATACATTCATAgatcattcattcactttttcaGTGAGCACTGAGAGACTACTATGCATAAGACACTGTATTCAAAGGGGgttcacacacaaacactcacTCTCCTACACAGATTCACACAACTATCATGAATGGTTCAAAGGGATAAGTAAGCACCGTTAAAGAGACAGATTAAATACTCAGAGAAGGCACATACTCCACTTGAGGATATAAAGCAGGAATTGTATGGAGACAGAAACATGTAATAAGGGTCTCAAAGGCTGGATTAGGTTTGTCTTGTAGAAATAGCAGGAAATAGCAAAGGCaacatgtgagaaaaaaattggCATCAGTTGTAACATCTAACATGTACTAACTGTTCAGCATGTATTAAGAACTTTAAATACATGGTCTCATGAATCCTCATAAATGAAAGGGATTGCTTCTGCTGTATGCCTATTTTCAGcggaggaaaccaaggcccagaagTAAAGAGAGCCTAGCCCAATTTCTTCCATTAAAATAAATGCCAGGCTTCTCAGGATGGCGGAAGCACGTAGTTGTggcagggaagaaggaaaatatacAGATGGTTCACTGTGGCGAGACAATAAACAGGCTAGAATGCTAGGCTCTTTCAGTgaatcaaatttaaaatgaacTAAATAGGAAGTAAAAAGTAGGACCCTctgtatatgtaaaataagacAAAGCAGAACAAAGCTATACTCTGTCTACTACTTAAAATGGCCCAAGATCAGCACTCCTTGAGCACCCTTGTCAATGTCAAAGCACAAAATGACAGTCGGAAGTCACATCTAAAAAGGGTGTGagtgtggcacaatctcggctcactgtaacctccgcctcccaggttcaagcaattctcctgccgcagccttccgagtagctgggactgcaggcacacaccgtcacacctgactaatattttgtattttagtagagacggggggtgggggcggtttcaccatgttgtccaggctggtcgtgaactcctgagctcaggcaatcttcccacctcggcctcccaaagtgctgggattacaggcatgagccacagagcccagctgTGAGTGCCATTTCTAACACAACCCTCTGTTTACAGTGGTAAGCAAACTGAGATGGAAAGAGAGTTAATCATGTTCAGGTGTTTTACTCAATTTaagctttaaattaaaaatatgaacatatgTGAGCATATGACTACATAATTCTTGCCAATTATTTTCATACTACTATTGAGAACTGACAACTAAAGATAGTACTAAAAACTCAAAATCCCCTGACACTCCTACACGGCCCAGAATATCATTAAGTTGTGTTCTTACCTGTGCTTAACTTTTAATAATATGAGGCTATTACTCCACTGAGGTTTCTGGTAATAAGATATACATAGGGCATTTAGCATAGACAGATCCCATAAGTGGACATGCATTAATCTCCCCACCTAAATGTCTTGTAAATAAAACCTGTATCAGAACTTCAGAGGATGTTCTGTTTTCACAGAGATTAGTAAAGTGgcttgaatgtttttcttttgtttgatcaGCTGTTCAGAAATTAATTTCCTCTAAGCCAGCCACATTCAAATGTGTATtatctaatataaatattttctataaaatattaagcTCCTCTTAAATATTTCTGTGTACTATCAGTTAGTTTATACTATGAAGATTTATACTGAGCCTATACATTTATATTTGGTTTTTATCTGAGTAATTATGCAGAAATGCAGTTGATAGCTAAAATATACATCCCCCAAAGGTTATCTCTTTAGGTCTCTGTAAATTAAATTAgcaatgttttcatttctgtcttgGGTGGTCCCATTTAGTATGTTGTTATAGGACTACTAATAGTAGCTATTCTTTACTGAGTATTTaagactattttttgtttttatttgactcCTATACTGATAAAATTAAGAGAAGACTTGAGATTGCTCCTTCagctattttataattattattttgagctcCAAAATCTGCACTATAGCATTCAGTGAGGTAAGCCAACATGTATTTCTTGCAACCTATAGTACTTCCAGAAGGAATCTTATTCAACAAGTGATATTTCTCCCTgagaaaaaatatcttaaaaacttGCTTTTAAAACAGAGATAGTCATTTAGCACTGTTCAGTTAGAGAGGATTGTCAAAGAAGATACAAAAGCTATGGTATTTCTCCAAGTAAATGTTTACAAACTATAAATAAATTCAGAACCTTATTTTAGCTATTTAAGCCACATTTTTCCCCAACCactaagtcatttttttctttcatcttttcatatgttatatattttacatatcaaCCTGATagatagttgtatttttagtctaACTATTCATACAAACTTATGTCAATAGTCCAACATATAATTTAagtttatttaatatgtaattaatGTTTGTGTCAGTCCCTCCCAGTAATTATAATTGAATTAAAGTTTGAATGTATAGAGTTATGTGAAATTATTTCAGTTCGAAATGACCCAAAATATAATAGTTACCATTTATGTAAACTTTATTGCCACCAAGAATTTTAAATAGATGTTTGTGAACGTTGGAGTGCATATCTCAAATAACTTTACTGAAACCACCACTCAAGGTTATTACGTACTATTGAACAGAAAGATTTACTCAATAATAAATCAAATTCACATTTTTCATAATTTCACcataattttatttgatatttacaGCTTTCAATTTCTAATGCAAGGGTCTTGCTGAGGATTTGGAGGATTAGGGAAGAGAGATGGGATTTGGGGGTGAGGGATCTGAGGTCTGGAATGGACAATAATAATTTAGAAAGCTAACAGGATGTGAAAGTCTTCCAGAAGAAATTCTTGCAGCCGGCTTTGCGTTCTCGGGGTGCCATAGCCGGGTTTGAGTTAGCAGATCTCTGCAGCTCAAGCCTCATTTCATCCTGCTCAGCAGCCTGGGACAGATCTTCAGGTTCCAGGGCATCATTCTCCGTCTGGTTGGGTTCAGACAGCAGCTCTGCCAAGAAGTACTTGGCCAGTTCCTGTatagggaagaaggaagagaaaaagagagaaagagaaagaggaaagaaaatggagaagaaaagccTAAATTAAAGAACAGATTTGGTTACACACAAAATCCAATTTTCACAGCTGTGCATTCCTGTCACATTTAAAATCAATCAAGGATATAAAAATAAGGGTAGTTGCTGTAATTACCAAGTTACATAAAAAAGCTTTAAGAGCTCAAATATTTCTGCAACCTTTCTGTCCCTCCAGGCTTAACTCACACACACAagcgcgcacacacagacacgcacaccaCACATTAAGTGTGTGGCAACAGTTTAACTCAATTTCCATGTCACGAGCTACAAAGTAGAATTGTTTTACCGTTTTTACCGAGTAAACTGTAGGGGAACGAGACCTCTCACAATCTCAAACATACTGCATTCCGTCTTTAGAGTGTCCCTTTGCCCTAGTACCGATGTTGTGAAGTGAGGTACACGAAGAGGCGGCAGCTTCAGAGGTCTGCGATTCAGCACCTGGGTCAGCGCTTCCCAGGGTCAGCACCCGGGCTAGACGCCATCACCCCTTCGTGCCCAGAGGAGTACCCAGGTCTTGGAATTTTCTTGAGTGCCAAGCAAGAACTCACCTGAACTGTGACCGACAGCGCTTATCAGGGGGAAAAAAGAGTTAGAAGGGGATTCTAGCCTTTGAAAGTTTTCTCAAGAGCTTTGGGAACTGAGGGACCCAGAAAAGCACCGAAACTCTTTAGAAGCACTGAGCATCCCTTCGTCCAAACCAGCGTGGCAGAAGCAAGGGTAAGGGAGGGCTGGAGAATCCCGGAGACGTCTAGGGAGTCTCCTTACCTGCTTCCCTGCGGCGGCAGCCAG
The genomic region above belongs to Saimiri boliviensis isolate mSaiBol1 chromosome 8, mSaiBol1.pri, whole genome shotgun sequence and contains:
- the SST gene encoding somatostatin; its protein translation is MLSCRLQCALAALSIVLALGGVASAPSDPRLRQFLQKSLAAAAGKQELAKYFLAELLSEPNQTENDALEPEDLSQAAEQDEMRLELQRSANSNPAMAPRERKAGCKNFFWKTFTSC